Proteins encoded together in one Lathyrus oleraceus cultivar Zhongwan6 chromosome 5, CAAS_Psat_ZW6_1.0, whole genome shotgun sequence window:
- the LOC127086667 gene encoding NDR1/HIN1-like protein 1 has translation MIKECEYHEIEHRQLIRRVFAGILTFVILILLTIFLIWIILQPTKPRFLLQDVTVFTFNLTSTGETPSLTTPTPNTLTLTIQVTLSSLNPNSKIGIYYNKLDAYASYRGQQISLATGVPETYQGHRDISVWSPMIYGLAVPVSPYLSEILRQDLTSGGVLVNIKVNGRVKWKVGTWVSGRYHIDVNCPAFIRVAGDKGDGFGVSGPAVKFQLSQSCVVDV, from the coding sequence ATGATCAAAGAGTGCGAGTACCACGAAATCGAACACCGCCAACTCATCCGCCGTGTATTTGCCGGAATCCTCACCTTCGTAATCCTTATACTCCTCACTATCTTCCTAATCTGGATCATCCTCCAACCAACCAAACCGCGTTTCCTCCTCCAAGACGTAACCGTCTTCACCTTCAACCTCACCTCCACCGGAGAAACACCATCCCTAACCACCCCAACACCAAACACTCTAACCCTCACAATTCAAGTTACTCTTTCATCCTTAAATCCGAACTCAAAAATCGGCATTTACTATAATAAACTTGACGCATACGCTTCCTATAGAGGACAACAAATATCTCTTGCAACTGGTGTTCCAGAAACTTATCAAGGTCACCGTGACATCTCCGTTTGGTCGCCGATGATATATGGTTTGGCTGTTCCGGTTTCACCTTACTTGTCTGAGATTCTGCGGCAGGATCTAACCTCAGGTGGAGTTTTAGTCAACATTAAAGTCAACGGGAGAGTTAAGTGGAAGGTTGGGACTTGGGTTTCTGGAAGGTACCATATTGATGTGAACTGTCCGGCGTTTATACGGGTTGCCGGCGATAAAGGTGACGGGTTCGGAGTTTCTGGTCCGGCGGTTAAGTTTCAGTTATCACAAagttgtgttgttgatgtttaa